From the Pseudopipra pipra isolate bDixPip1 chromosome 22, bDixPip1.hap1, whole genome shotgun sequence genome, one window contains:
- the DFFB gene encoding DNA fragmentation factor subunit beta, with protein MAEPPRPFRLRGAGGPQKFGVAAGSLRGLLRKGCRLLQVPLAGSRLCLYEDGTELTESYFRALPPQTELVLLGPGQSWRGCASDIERLLSALCSQRDALVEAARKLLTDERAPRRQKLLADLIHNLSENILAEDKEDDKKWFEGLESRFKNKSSYMRHSCESRMRGYMREVSGFISNVHPAARDAYRGVMDLMAEKLKSVKYNGCYFDRREEEEAARLCTAEGWFSCQGPFDRDDCPCKHSINPYSNRESRILFSTWNLDHVIEKKRAVVPELAEAVKTRDGREVNWEYFYQLLFTLDNLKLVHIACHKKTTHNLSCDKTKIYRKRKQNHEIS; from the exons ATGGCGGAGCCGCCGCGGCCCTTCCGCctgcgcggggccggcggcccGCAGAAGTTCGGGGTGGCGGCCGGGAGCCTGCGCGGGCTGCTGAGGAAGGGCTGCCGCCTGCTGCAG GTTCCCTTGGCAGGCAGCCGCCTGTGCCTGTACGAGGACGGCACGGAGCTGACCGAGAGCTACTTCCGCGCGCTGCCGCCGCAGAcggagctggtgctgctgggcccCGGGCAGAGCTGGCGGGGAT GTGCCAGCGACATCGAGCGGCTCCTGTCCGCGCTCTGCAGCCAGCGGGATGCTCTGGTGGAGGCCGCGAGGAAGCTGCTGACGGACGAGCGGGCTCCCCGTAGGCAGAAGCTGCTGGCGGATCTCATCCACAACCTAAGCGAAAACATCCTGGCCGAGGACAAGGAGGATGACAAGAAGTGGTTTGAAG GGCTGGAGTCTCGGTTCAAGAACAAATCCAGCTACATGAGGCACAGCTGTGAGAGCAGAATGCGGGGCTACATGAGAGAG GTTAGTGGTTTTATTTCAAACGTTCATCCTGCAGCAAGAGACGCCTACAGAGGGGTAATGGACCTGATGGCAGAGAAACTGAAATCTGTGAAGTATAACGGGTGCTACTTTGAcagaagggaggaggaggaggcagcacgTCTGTGCACTGCAGAGGGGTGGTTCTCCTGTCAG GGACCTTTTGATAGAGACGACTGCCCGTGCAAGCATTCCATCAACCCCTACAGCAACAGGGAGAGCAGGATCCTCTTCAGCACCTGGAATCTCGATCACGT AATTGAGAAGAAACGTGCTGTTGTCCCAGAACTGGCAGAAGCTGTCAAAACACGCGACGGAAGAGAAGTGAACTGGGAATATTTCTATCAGCTGCTGTTTACCCTGGATAATTTAAAACTCGTACATATTGCTTGCCATAAGAAAACCACTCATAACCTCAGCTGTGACAAAACcaaaatttacagaaaaaggaagcaaaaccaTGAGATTTCCTAG
- the CCDC27 gene encoding coiled-coil domain-containing protein 27 yields MDGEAAAASQGSEPTQTLDQLREELRRAKDDHNMATGAISSLQRQLEIQESELRRFRYENEMLQKQLREREEQLQAMSDKFCSLTEEQRKEEAVVMMEEENNSLRQVVTEQESQLAKQEEQISELEGTIRRLRIEVVTSRRHAQEQKQAQEETKSQVEALQHKEVQTKVALERISSKFDRLRSKITQAAFSVEGQDPPHAELTEEQVLEALQRIADERMEFYHMLKHRDIKVPLYYPGMYSSSPPKRTSSPRMEKQP; encoded by the exons ATGGACGGGGAAGCCGCTGCTGCCTCGCAGGGGTCAGAGCCCACCCAGACCCTGGACCAGCTCCGGGAGGAGCTGCGGAGAGCCAAGGATGACCACAACATGGCCACAG GTGCCATCTCTTCCTTGCAAAGACAACTGGAGATCCAAGAATCTGAGCTTCGGAGATTCAGATACGAGAACGAAATGCTTCAGAAGCAGCTCAGAGAGCGAGAAGAACAGCTCCAAGCCATGTCTGACAAG TTTTGCAGCCTTACAGAGGaacagaggaaggaagaagcagTGGTGATGATGGAGGAGGAGAACAACAGCCTTCGACAG GTTGTTACAGAACAGGAATCCCAGCTGGCTAAGCAGGAGGAGCAGATCAGTGAGTTAGAGGGGACAATCAGACGGCTCCGGATCGAGGTTGTGACCAGCCGCCGCCACGCCCAGGAGCAGAAACAGGCCCAGGAGGAGACCAAGAGCCAGGTTGAGGCACTGCAGCACAAGGAGGTGCAAACCAAAGTGGCACTGGAGCGCATCAGCAGCAAG TTTGACAGGTTACGAAGCAAAATAACCCAGGCTGCGTTCAGTGTGGAGGGCCAGGACCCCCCTCACGCCGAGCTCACGGAGGAGCAGGTGCTGGAGGCACTGCAG AGAATTGCTGACGAGCGGATGGAGTTCTACCACATGCTGAAGCACAGAGACATCAAGGTGCCCCTGTACTACCCCGGCATGTACAGTTCATCACCTCCCAAGAGGACAAGTTCTCCCCGAATGGAAAAGCAGCCCTGA
- the C22H1orf174 gene encoding UPF0688 protein C1orf174 homolog produces the protein MAAGGAGRGGRRSEPPGPADPARARRRRRRRPGRGVKGAPATDPAQPAGEETETASPCSSHKAADERPSKRMKWEKSSPKSELEGLTCGSGNLAALGEMPKASDGHRGSEDPGDTNIIQQEKGESIPETIEGKQAEVPDVPLEPRAARSSSTPLKLGSGGYVPRPVVGEEESSCGSVLAEESGSEDTDRPRRPLQLEHSGFSDEDSNQPMPVHRFFGDFEPDLPAVALPSTTMSRREVRNLHFFAKEDDEEEEDVV, from the exons gcgcggggaggggcgggcggcgctcggagccccccggccccgctgacccggcccgggcccgccggcggcggcggcgacggCCCGGGCGAGGGGTGAAGGGGGCCCCGGCGACAGACCCTGCGCAGCCCGCGGGGGAGGAAACCGAGACGGCGAGCCCG TGTTCGTCACACAAAGCAGCTGATGAACGACCCTCGAAGAggatgaaatgggaaaaaagcaGTCCCAAATCAGAACTGGAAGGACTCACATGTGGAAGTGGAAACCTTGCTGCACTGGGGGAAATGCCAAAAGCGTCTGATGGGCATCGAGGTTCAGAAGATCCAGGAGACACCAATATAATCCAACAGGAAAAAGGTGAAAGCATTCCAGAGACTATCGAAGGGAAGCAGGCAGAGGTGCCCGATGTTCCTCTGGAGCCACGCGCAGCGAGGTCGAGCAGCACCCCATTAAAGCTGGGCAGCGGTGGATATGTGCCCCGGCCCGTGGTCGGTGAGgaggagagcagctgtggcagtgTGCTGGCCGAGGAGTCCGGCTCCGAGGACACCGATCGCCCCAGGAGGCCgctgcagctggagcacagcGGGTTCTCGGACGAGGACAGCAACCAGCCCATGCCCGTGCACCGCTTCTTCGGGGATTTCGAGCCG GATCTCCCAGCAGTTGCACTCCCAAGCACAACGATGAGCAGGAGAGAAGTCAGGAACCTTCATTTCTTTGCAAAGGAAGAtgatgaggaggaagaggatgttGTCTAA
- the CEP104 gene encoding centrosomal protein of 104 kDa isoform X1 encodes MPHKIGFTVVSSSGHEDGFSARELMVHAPTVNGWRSPRLCQYPQEIILQLVERCRIRKLQLLAHQYMISSKIEFYISESLPEYFSPYQSERFQRLGYVPLSDNEKTDFKARELKSVYVDAVGQYLKLIFHKNYVNKYNIYGQVALVAVNIIGDPADYSNDSMSSPSREKLIDHYLGIKSDDPALDGTYLGKSDSISPLDDLAFDMYQDPEVAQIIRRLDERKREAVRHERYDHAKKLKQAIADLQKVGERLGRYEVEKRYAVEKEDYDLAKKKKEQMDEYRLKVYQQLELHDLLDAQLLIRKPLEWPLGPVSPQHSPPEHTDPPEGQPQGAEPELPEQSVDPASAEPVVPQQSLPPPLTQPTASKENAEFLPYDERPLPAICKQMDEAVAYLEPEVTEEDIGDTPRTGITGEPEPLTEKALREAGPAVDVFGEALVSGAYSRTWSYREDALLAVYKKLMEVSVNTPKEDLRNMLRAAVFLVRRAIKDTVSSVFQASLKLLKMIITQYIPKHKLGKLETSHCVEKTLPNLLSRTGDSSSRLRLLASAFIQEMALCTEVKPLQIVPVHLLKPLKPNSPTHLAMSHVELVECLLRALGTGNSGFTINNVMKFATGALEHRAHEVRDVVLRIIFDMYRQHRAAVLDYLPPDDASARRTVRYRTLFEGFAKIDGKLSEPEVRRKAVTEEAEKQKNEEIEVLQDQLAALKEIQAEVQGEEEEESDFQKPNKQDYQVYESPQAAAAEIPEDLSSVANYLDNLCIFCGERDESFTEEGLDLHYWKHCPMLTRCEHCKQMVEISSLTDHLLTDCDKRDSFGKCQRCSEALPKEELPKHVKSRICNPAKPENVANHCPLCHENFPPGEEAWKSHLMDQDGCKMNQRRISPMNKTILLQPAKVGGHYLRKPGPSGAKYQSPSIGSKTSTRGGPNKSTGKKYSKR; translated from the exons ATGCCGCACAAGATCGGTTTCACCGTGGTCAGCTCGTCGGGACACGAGGACGGGTTCAGCGCCCGGGAGCTGATGGTTCACGCGCCGACGGTGAACGGGTGGCGCTCGCCCAG GCTCTGTCAGTATCCCCAGGAGATCATCCTGCAGTTGGTGGAGAGGTGTCGGATACGGAAGctgcagctgcttgctcaccAGTACATGATTTCCAGCAAAATTGAGTTCTACATCAGTGAAAGTTTGCCTGAATACTTCTCTCCGTATCAGTCGGAGAGGTTTCAGAGACTGGG GTACGTCCCCCTCTCAGACAATGAGAAGACTGACTTCAAAGCACGGGAGTTAAAATCTGTGTATGTGGATGCAGTTGGCCAGTACCTGAAGCTGATTTTCCATAAAAATTATGTCAATAAATACAACATATATGGACAG GTTGCCCTGGTAGCTGTGAACATCATTGGGGATCCAGCAGACTACAGCAATGACAGCATGAGCAGT CCTTCCAGAGAGAAGTTGATAGACCATTACTTGGGAATTAAATCAGATGATCCTGCCTTAGATGGAACTTACCTTGG GAAATCTGACTCCATTTCCCCTCTGGATGATTTGGCTTTTGACATGTACCAGGACCCGGAAGTGGCTCAGATAATCCGTAGGCTGGATGAGAGGAAGCGGGAAGCCGTCCGGCACGAGCGCTACGACCACGCCAAGAAACTCAAACAGGCCATTGCAGACCTGCAGAAG GTGGGGGAGCGGCTCGGCCGGTACGAGGTGGAGAAGCGCTACGCGGTGGAGAAGGAGGATTATGATCTTGCCAAGAAGAAGAAGGAGCAAATGGATGAGTACAGGCTGAAGGTGTACCAGCAGCTGGAGCTCCACGACCTCCTGGATGCACAGCTGCTG atCCGAAAACCACTTGAGTGGCCTCTGGGGCCTGTGAGCCCCCAGCACTCCCCTCCTGAGCACACAGACCCACCTGAGGGACAGCCCCAgggggcagagcctgagctgccagagcagtcGGTGGATCCCGCTTCTGCTGAGCCCGTTGTTCCACAGCagtcccttcctcctcctctgactCAGCCCACAGCCTCCAAGGAAAAT GCTGAATTTTTACCTTACGACGAGAGGCCTCTCCCAGCCATCTGCAAGCAGATGGATGAAGCTGTTGCCTACCTGGAGCCAGAGGTGACTGAAGAGGACATTGGTGATACCCCAAGGACTGGCATTACTGGGGAGCCCGAACCGCTCACGGAGAAGGCACTGAGGGAGGCCGGCCCTGCTGTTGACGTTTTTGGAGAAGCTTTG GTTTCAGGAGCATATTCCAGAACTTGGTCCTATCGGGAAGACGCATTACTGGCTGTGTATAAGAAGCTGATGGAAGTGTCAGTGAACACTCCAAAGGAGGATTTAAGGAACATGCTGAGGGCTGCTGTTTTCCTCGTGAGGAGAGCCATCAAAGACACCGTGTCTTCT GTTTTTCAAGCTTCcctgaaacttttaaaaatgatCATTACACAATATATACCAAAACATAAACTAGGGAAGCTAGAGACTTCTCATTGTGTGGAAAAAACCCTTCCAAATTTGCTTTCTAGAACAGGAGACTCTTCATCTCGTCTTCGCCTTCTGGCTTCTGCCTTCATCCAG GAAATGGCACTGTGCACTGAAGTTAAACCTCTCCAGATTGTTCCAGTCCACCTGCTTAAACCATTAAAACCAAACTCCCCAACACACCTGGCGATGAGTCACGTGGAATTGGTGGAATGTCTCTTGAGAGCCCTGGGGACTGGGAACTCTGGGTTTACCATCAACAATGTCATGAAG tttgccACGGGAGCTCTGGAGCACAGGGCCCACGAGGTGCGGGACGTGGTGCTGCGGATCATCTTCGACATGTACCGGCAGCACCGGGCGGCCGTGCTGGACTATCTGCCCCCCGACGACGCCAGCGCCCGCAGGACCGTGCGCTACAGAACACTCTTCGAGGGCTTCGCCAAGATCGACGGGAAGCTTTCTGAGCCTGAGGTGAGG AGAAAGGCAGTGACagaagaagcagagaaacagaagaatgaAGAAATAGAAGTTCTGCAAGATCAGCTGGCAGCTCTAAAGGAGATACAGGCAGAGGTTCAAGGTGAAGAG GAGGAAGAATCTGATTTTCAGAAACCAAATAAACAAG ATTACCAGGTATACGAAAgcccccaggctgcagcagcagagattCCAGAGGATCTTTCCTCAGTTGCAAATTACCTGGATAA cttgtGTATTTTTTGTGGTGAAAGGGATGAATCCTTCACAGAGGAGGGGTTGGATCTGCATTACTGGAAGCACTGCCCCATGCTAACCCGATGCGAGCACTGCAAACAG ATGGTGGAGATCTCGAGCCTGACAGATCACCTGCTGACTGATTGTGACAAAAGGGACAGCTTTGGGAAGTGCCAGCGCTGCAGCGAGGCCCTGCCCAAGGAGGAGCTGCCCAAACACGTGAAGAGCAGGATTTGCAATC CTGCCAAACCAGAAAATGTGGCAAACCATTGCCCACTGTGCCATGAGAACTTTCCCCCTGGAGAGGAG GCCTGGAAATCTCACCTGATGGACCAAGATGGCTGTAAAATGAACCAGCGGAGGATATCCCCGATGAATAAAACCATTCTGTTGCAGCCTG CCAAAGTAGGTGGCCACTATTTAAGGAAACCGGGTCCTTCAGGAGCAAAATACCAATCTCCCTCCATAGGAAGCAAGACCTCAACCCGAGGGGGCCCAAATAAAAGCACTGGCAAAAAATACTCGAAGAGATGA
- the LRRC47 gene encoding leucine-rich repeat-containing protein 47: MAAAGPWPELEAAARERRRELCLPGAAVAERVAAGGGRLPAALLALPLLQSLELSGCAALRELGPGVAAALPALHTLVLRQNALGPAGLGEGLGGPLPALRLLDLSGNGLEALPAALGGAGDGAGDAAPAFPQLRGLNLSGNRLRELGPGLARAAPQLQELLLSGNRLRALPGGLLPPAGPGAPFPLLSRLDAADNEVAELGADIAALPALKSLDVANNQLRELPSALADCPRLKEANFRGNPLRDKRLEKMVNGCQTKAILEYLRAGGRGKGKAESAREEVRKKKREKQQKKDGGDGEQDEVEEASRLLVKVLHVSENPAPLVVKVSPGVKDVRPFIVCCVLKGVNLKPGNALKRFLSMQTKLHEDICERRTVATIATHDLQLVKAPLTYDIQPPDELKIMPLGRKEIKAKDLLRQLHLEAEEQRKQKKRQNVSGLHKYLQLLDGKDNYPCLVDAEGAVISFPPITNSEKTKIRKETRDLFLEVTSNTSLQICKDVMDTLILKTAELNRFTLENKEGSGSDTELDALCGPGSLEPGNLPLVLEQVRVVDTDGNLKVLYPSKTDLATVSSLLTVIR, from the exons atggcggcggcggggccgtggCCGGAGCTggaggcggcggcgcgggagcggcggcgggagctGTGCCTGCCGGGCGCGGCGGTGGCCGAGCGggtggcggcgggcggggggcggctgCCGGCGGCGCTGCTGGCGCTGCCGCTGCTGCAGTCGCTGGAGCTGAGCGGCTGCGCGGCCCTGCGGGAGCTCGGCCCGGGCGTGGCGGCCGCGCTGCCCGCGCTGCACACGCTGGTGCTGCGGCAGAACGCGCTGGGCCCGGCCGGGCTGGGCGAGGGGCTGGGCGGGCCCCTGCCCGCGCTCCGCCTGCTCGACCTGTCCGGGAACGGGCTGGAGGCGCTGCCGGccgcgctcggcggcgccggggaCGGCGCGGGGGACGCGGCCCCGGCGTTCCCGCAGCTGCGCGGCCTCAACCTGAGCGGGAACCGGCTGCGGGAGCTCGGCCCGGGGctcgcccgcgccgccccgcagctccaggagctgctgctctccgGGAACCGCCTGCGGGCgctgcccggggggctcctgccccccGCGGGCCCCGGCGCGCCCTTCCCGCTGCTCAGCCGGCTGGACGCGGCCGACAACGAGGTGGCGGAGCTGGGCGCGGACATCGCGGCGCTGCCGGCGCTCAAG AGCCTGGACGTGGCCAACAACCAGCTGCGGGAGCTGCCCTCGGCGCTGGCCGACTGCCCCCGGCTGAAGGAGGCCAACTTCAGGGGCAACCCGCTGAGGGACAAGCGGCTGGAGAAGATGGTCAACGGGTGCCAGACAAAGGCCATCCTGGAGTACCTGCGGGCCGGGGGCCGCGGGAAGGGGAAGGCCGAGAGTGCCAGGGAGGAGgtcaggaagaagaagagggagaagcagcagaagaaggacggtggggatggggagcaggACGAGGTGGAGGAGGCGAGCAGGCTGCTGGTGAAGGTTCTGCACGTCTCCGAGAACCCGGCGCCCTTGGTGGTCAAAGTGAGCCCGGGCGTCAAAGATGTTCGGCCCTTCATCGTGTGCTGTGTGCTGAAGGGAGTGAACCTAAAGCCGGGAAATGCTCTCAAGAGGTTCCTGTCAATGCAG ACTAAGCTGCACGAGGACATCTGTGAGAGGCGCACAGTGGCCACCATTGCCACCCACGACTTGCAGCTGGTCAAAGCTCCTCTGACTTACGACATTCAGCCTCCTGACGAGCTGAAG ATAATGCCCCTGGGTCGGAAGGAGATCAAGGCAAAGGACCTTCTCCGGCAGCTGCATTTGGAGGCTGAGGAGCAGCGGAAGCAGAAGAAGCGTCAGAATGTCTCTGGGCTGCACAA GTACCTGCAGTTGCTGGATGGCAAAGACAACTACCCGTGCCTGGTGgatgctgagggtgctgtgatTTCCTTCCCACCAATAACCAATAGTGAGAAAACAAAG ATTAGAAAAGAGACCCGTGACCTGTTCCTGGAGGTGACGAGCAATACCAGTTTACAGATCTGCAAAGATGTGATGGACACGCTCATCCTG aaaactgcagaactGAACAGGTTTACCTTGGAGAACAAGGAAGGCTCAGGCTCGGATACCGAGCTGGATGCTCTCTGTGGACCAGGGAGTTTGGAGCCCGGGAACCTGCCactggtgttggagcaggtgcGGGTGGTGGACACGGATGGAAACCTGAAAGTACTTTATCCTTCTAAAACTGACCTGGCCACGGTGTCCTCTCTGCTGACTGTGATCCGTTag
- the CEP104 gene encoding centrosomal protein of 104 kDa isoform X2, protein MPHKIGFTVVSSSGHEDGFSARELMVHAPTVNGWRSPRLCQYPQEIILQLVERCRIRKLQLLAHQYMISSKIEFYISESLPEYFSPYQSERFQRLGYVPLSDNEKTDFKARELKSVYVDAVGQYLKLIFHKNYVNKYNIYGQVALVAVNIIGDPADYSNDSMSSPSREKLIDHYLGIKSDDPALDGTYLGKSDSISPLDDLAFDMYQDPEVAQIIRRLDERKREAVRHERYDHAKKLKQAIADLQKVGERLGRYEVEKRYAVEKEDYDLAKKKKEQMDEYRLKVYQQLELHDLLDAQLLIRKPLEWPLGPVSPQHSPPEHTDPPEGQPQGAEPELPEQSVDPASAEPVVPQQSLPPPLTQPTASKENAEFLPYDERPLPAICKQMDEAVAYLEPEVTEEDIGDTPRTGITGEPEPLTEKALREAGPAVDVFGEALVSGAYSRTWSYREDALLAVYKKLMEVSVNTPKEDLRNMLRAAVFLVRRAIKDTVSSVFQASLKLLKMIITQYIPKHKLGKLETSHCVEKTLPNLLSRTGDSSSRLRLLASAFIQEMALCTEVKPLQIVPVHLLKPLKPNSPTHLAMSHVELVECLLRALGTGNSGFTINNVMKFATGALEHRAHEVRDVVLRIIFDMYRQHRAAVLDYLPPDDASARRTVRYRTLFEGFAKIDGKLSEPEVRRKAVTEEAEKQKNEEIEVLQDQLAALKEIQAEVQGEEEEESDFQKPNKQDYQVYESPQAAAAEIPEDLSSVANYLDNLCIFCGERDESFTEEGLDLHYWKHCPMLTRCEHCKQMVEISSLTDHLLTDCDKRDSFGKCQRCSEALPKEELPKHVKSRICNPAKPENVANHCPLCHENFPPGEEAWKSHLMDQDGCKMNQRRISPMNKTILLQPGKPK, encoded by the exons ATGCCGCACAAGATCGGTTTCACCGTGGTCAGCTCGTCGGGACACGAGGACGGGTTCAGCGCCCGGGAGCTGATGGTTCACGCGCCGACGGTGAACGGGTGGCGCTCGCCCAG GCTCTGTCAGTATCCCCAGGAGATCATCCTGCAGTTGGTGGAGAGGTGTCGGATACGGAAGctgcagctgcttgctcaccAGTACATGATTTCCAGCAAAATTGAGTTCTACATCAGTGAAAGTTTGCCTGAATACTTCTCTCCGTATCAGTCGGAGAGGTTTCAGAGACTGGG GTACGTCCCCCTCTCAGACAATGAGAAGACTGACTTCAAAGCACGGGAGTTAAAATCTGTGTATGTGGATGCAGTTGGCCAGTACCTGAAGCTGATTTTCCATAAAAATTATGTCAATAAATACAACATATATGGACAG GTTGCCCTGGTAGCTGTGAACATCATTGGGGATCCAGCAGACTACAGCAATGACAGCATGAGCAGT CCTTCCAGAGAGAAGTTGATAGACCATTACTTGGGAATTAAATCAGATGATCCTGCCTTAGATGGAACTTACCTTGG GAAATCTGACTCCATTTCCCCTCTGGATGATTTGGCTTTTGACATGTACCAGGACCCGGAAGTGGCTCAGATAATCCGTAGGCTGGATGAGAGGAAGCGGGAAGCCGTCCGGCACGAGCGCTACGACCACGCCAAGAAACTCAAACAGGCCATTGCAGACCTGCAGAAG GTGGGGGAGCGGCTCGGCCGGTACGAGGTGGAGAAGCGCTACGCGGTGGAGAAGGAGGATTATGATCTTGCCAAGAAGAAGAAGGAGCAAATGGATGAGTACAGGCTGAAGGTGTACCAGCAGCTGGAGCTCCACGACCTCCTGGATGCACAGCTGCTG atCCGAAAACCACTTGAGTGGCCTCTGGGGCCTGTGAGCCCCCAGCACTCCCCTCCTGAGCACACAGACCCACCTGAGGGACAGCCCCAgggggcagagcctgagctgccagagcagtcGGTGGATCCCGCTTCTGCTGAGCCCGTTGTTCCACAGCagtcccttcctcctcctctgactCAGCCCACAGCCTCCAAGGAAAAT GCTGAATTTTTACCTTACGACGAGAGGCCTCTCCCAGCCATCTGCAAGCAGATGGATGAAGCTGTTGCCTACCTGGAGCCAGAGGTGACTGAAGAGGACATTGGTGATACCCCAAGGACTGGCATTACTGGGGAGCCCGAACCGCTCACGGAGAAGGCACTGAGGGAGGCCGGCCCTGCTGTTGACGTTTTTGGAGAAGCTTTG GTTTCAGGAGCATATTCCAGAACTTGGTCCTATCGGGAAGACGCATTACTGGCTGTGTATAAGAAGCTGATGGAAGTGTCAGTGAACACTCCAAAGGAGGATTTAAGGAACATGCTGAGGGCTGCTGTTTTCCTCGTGAGGAGAGCCATCAAAGACACCGTGTCTTCT GTTTTTCAAGCTTCcctgaaacttttaaaaatgatCATTACACAATATATACCAAAACATAAACTAGGGAAGCTAGAGACTTCTCATTGTGTGGAAAAAACCCTTCCAAATTTGCTTTCTAGAACAGGAGACTCTTCATCTCGTCTTCGCCTTCTGGCTTCTGCCTTCATCCAG GAAATGGCACTGTGCACTGAAGTTAAACCTCTCCAGATTGTTCCAGTCCACCTGCTTAAACCATTAAAACCAAACTCCCCAACACACCTGGCGATGAGTCACGTGGAATTGGTGGAATGTCTCTTGAGAGCCCTGGGGACTGGGAACTCTGGGTTTACCATCAACAATGTCATGAAG tttgccACGGGAGCTCTGGAGCACAGGGCCCACGAGGTGCGGGACGTGGTGCTGCGGATCATCTTCGACATGTACCGGCAGCACCGGGCGGCCGTGCTGGACTATCTGCCCCCCGACGACGCCAGCGCCCGCAGGACCGTGCGCTACAGAACACTCTTCGAGGGCTTCGCCAAGATCGACGGGAAGCTTTCTGAGCCTGAGGTGAGG AGAAAGGCAGTGACagaagaagcagagaaacagaagaatgaAGAAATAGAAGTTCTGCAAGATCAGCTGGCAGCTCTAAAGGAGATACAGGCAGAGGTTCAAGGTGAAGAG GAGGAAGAATCTGATTTTCAGAAACCAAATAAACAAG ATTACCAGGTATACGAAAgcccccaggctgcagcagcagagattCCAGAGGATCTTTCCTCAGTTGCAAATTACCTGGATAA cttgtGTATTTTTTGTGGTGAAAGGGATGAATCCTTCACAGAGGAGGGGTTGGATCTGCATTACTGGAAGCACTGCCCCATGCTAACCCGATGCGAGCACTGCAAACAG ATGGTGGAGATCTCGAGCCTGACAGATCACCTGCTGACTGATTGTGACAAAAGGGACAGCTTTGGGAAGTGCCAGCGCTGCAGCGAGGCCCTGCCCAAGGAGGAGCTGCCCAAACACGTGAAGAGCAGGATTTGCAATC CTGCCAAACCAGAAAATGTGGCAAACCATTGCCCACTGTGCCATGAGAACTTTCCCCCTGGAGAGGAG GCCTGGAAATCTCACCTGATGGACCAAGATGGCTGTAAAATGAACCAGCGGAGGATATCCCCGATGAATAAAACCATTCTGTTGCAGCCTGGTAAG CCAAAGTAG